A genomic window from Cryobacterium sp. SO2 includes:
- a CDS encoding DNA repair helicase XPB, producing MSDGPLIVQSDRTVLLEVAHPLAEDARHDLAVFAELERAPEHIHTYRITRLGLWNARAAGHDAANMLATLEKYSKFAIPQTVTIDLEETVGRYGRLVIDRDAEGQLILRSLDAPVLTEVAGARRIAPLLIGQPTPDSFLVAPWARGQLKQELVKLGWPAEDLAGYTPGTPHEIALLEDGWALRDYQNKAVSNFFEAGSGVVVLPCGAGKTLVGAGAMATAKTNTLILVTNTVSARQWRDELLKRTTLTAEEIGEYSGQVKEVKPVTIATYQILTAKRKGEYAHLELLDAMDWGLVIYDEVHLLPAPVFKLTAELQARRRLGLTATLVREDGREGDVFSLIGPKRFDAPWKEIEAQGFISPASCFEVRIDLPQSERLSYAAAPDDERYRMAATAPAKLDIVKQLVAMHPGERILVIGQYLDQIDELAEALQAPKLTGATPVDERERLYQAFRVGEENLLVVSKVANFSIDLPEASVAIQVSGSYGSRQEEAQRLGRLLRPKESGLTASFYTLVARDTVDQEFAQNRQRFLAEQGYAYTILDAHALDLVREP from the coding sequence ATGTCCGATGGCCCACTGATCGTCCAAAGTGACCGCACAGTTCTGCTCGAGGTCGCGCACCCTCTGGCCGAGGATGCCCGCCACGACCTGGCCGTGTTCGCCGAGCTGGAACGCGCGCCCGAGCACATCCACACCTACCGCATCACCCGGCTCGGCCTCTGGAACGCGCGGGCGGCCGGGCATGACGCGGCGAACATGCTCGCCACGCTGGAGAAGTACTCCAAGTTCGCGATTCCGCAGACCGTCACGATCGACCTCGAGGAGACCGTCGGGCGCTACGGCCGCCTGGTCATCGACCGGGACGCCGAGGGGCAGCTCATCCTGCGCAGCCTGGACGCCCCGGTGCTCACCGAGGTGGCCGGCGCCCGCCGCATCGCGCCGCTGCTGATCGGCCAGCCCACCCCCGATTCCTTCCTCGTGGCGCCGTGGGCGCGCGGGCAGCTCAAGCAGGAGCTGGTGAAGCTCGGCTGGCCGGCCGAGGACCTCGCCGGGTACACGCCGGGCACCCCGCACGAGATCGCGCTGTTGGAAGACGGCTGGGCGCTGCGCGACTACCAGAACAAGGCCGTATCGAACTTCTTCGAGGCCGGCTCCGGCGTCGTGGTGCTGCCCTGCGGGGCCGGCAAGACCCTCGTCGGCGCCGGCGCGATGGCCACCGCCAAGACCAACACCCTGATCCTGGTGACCAACACCGTGTCCGCCCGCCAGTGGCGCGACGAACTGCTCAAGCGCACCACCCTCACGGCCGAGGAGATCGGCGAGTACTCCGGCCAGGTGAAGGAGGTCAAGCCCGTCACCATCGCCACGTACCAGATCCTCACCGCCAAGCGGAAGGGCGAGTACGCGCACCTCGAGCTGCTCGACGCCATGGACTGGGGCCTGGTGATCTACGACGAGGTGCACCTGCTGCCCGCCCCGGTGTTCAAACTCACCGCCGAGCTGCAGGCCCGCCGGCGCCTGGGGCTCACCGCCACCCTCGTGCGCGAGGACGGCCGGGAGGGTGACGTGTTCAGCCTGATCGGCCCCAAGCGGTTCGACGCCCCGTGGAAGGAGATCGAGGCGCAAGGCTTCATCTCCCCCGCGTCCTGCTTCGAGGTGCGCATCGACCTGCCCCAGTCCGAGCGGCTCAGCTACGCCGCCGCGCCCGACGACGAGCGTTACCGGATGGCCGCCACCGCGCCGGCCAAGCTCGACATCGTCAAACAGCTGGTGGCGATGCACCCCGGCGAGCGCATCCTCGTGATCGGGCAGTACCTCGACCAGATCGACGAACTCGCCGAGGCGCTGCAGGCTCCGAAACTCACCGGGGCCACCCCGGTCGACGAACGTGAACGGCTCTACCAGGCGTTCCGGGTGGGCGAGGAGAACCTGCTCGTGGTGTCCAAGGTGGCGAACTTCTCGATCGACCTTCCCGAGGCCTCCGTCGCCATCCAGGTCTCCGGCTCCTACGGCTCCCGCCAGGAGGAGGCCCAGCGTCTGGGCCGCCTGCTGCGCCCGAAGGAGTCGGGCCTCACCGCCAGCTTCTACACCCTGGTCGCCCGCGACACCGTCGACCAGGAGTTCGCCCAGAACCGCCAGCGTTTCCTGGCCGAGCAGGGCTACGCGTACACGATCCTCGACGCTCACGCCCTAGATCTCGTTCGCGAACCGTGA
- a CDS encoding pyrimidine reductase family protein — MTAAVLDPADSDPARLDPAALDPADVLRRYLIADRQAPHLRVNFVSSLDGAATHDGLSGGLGDAADRLVFDTLRMLTDVILVGAGTVRAEGYGGIRFSAEAVAWRLANGLPEHPPVAIVSGRLDLDPAHPVFTRAATRPLVVTHAQAPVAAREALAAVADVLVCGEASVDHTLMLRMLTERGYPQVLCEGGPSLFGSLLAVDAVDELCLTLAPLLESGSGPRVSTAPEASPRRMHLAHALPAGDTLLLRYLKPSEP, encoded by the coding sequence ATGACGGCCGCCGTGCTCGACCCCGCCGATTCCGACCCCGCCCGCTTGGACCCCGCCGCTCTGGACCCTGCCGACGTGCTCCGCCGGTACCTGATCGCCGACCGGCAGGCCCCGCACCTGCGGGTCAACTTCGTCAGCAGCCTCGACGGCGCAGCCACCCACGACGGTCTCAGCGGCGGCCTCGGCGACGCCGCCGACAGGCTCGTCTTCGACACCCTGCGGATGCTCACCGACGTGATCCTGGTGGGCGCCGGCACCGTGCGCGCCGAAGGCTACGGCGGGATCCGGTTCAGCGCCGAGGCGGTGGCCTGGCGCCTCGCCAACGGGCTGCCGGAGCACCCTCCGGTGGCCATCGTGTCCGGTCGGCTCGACCTCGACCCGGCGCACCCGGTGTTCACCAGGGCGGCCACCCGGCCGCTCGTGGTGACCCACGCCCAGGCCCCCGTGGCCGCCCGCGAGGCGCTGGCGGCGGTGGCCGATGTGCTGGTCTGCGGCGAGGCATCCGTGGACCACACGCTGATGCTGCGCATGCTGACCGAACGGGGCTACCCGCAGGTGCTCTGCGAGGGCGGACCCAGCCTGTTCGGCTCGCTGCTGGCCGTGGACGCCGTCGACGAGCTCTGCCTCACCCTGGCGCCGTTGCTGGAGTCCGGCTCGGGCCCCCGCGTCTCCACCGCCCCGGAGGCCTCCCCGCGTCGGATGCACCTCGCCCACGCGCTCCCCGCCGGAGACACCCTCCTCCTGCGGTACCTCAAGCCCAGCGAGCCGTGA
- the folP gene encoding dihydropteroate synthase, with the protein MASSTAGTGVILPHLDVPLRTIGGRDFDFDHEVAVMAVINRTPDSFYDRGATFALDLAVAAARAAVDDGADWVDIGGAKFAPGPPVPVAEEIDRVVPVVAALQGAGVVISVDTFDPDVALASIRAGAHVINDTTGVHDPRMAEIVADSDATLVITHSLARPRTPYPAPQYDDVVGEVAAFLQTRVERALAHGMPADRLVIDPGHDLNKNTRHSLELTRRLGEITTLGLPTLVAVSNKDFIGETLDRDRDRRVEGTLAAAVYCILQGARIVRVHNVAAAVDAVRMTEAILGFREPAYLRHNMA; encoded by the coding sequence ATGGCCAGCTCGACCGCCGGAACCGGGGTCATCCTGCCGCACCTGGACGTGCCCCTGCGCACGATCGGCGGGCGCGACTTCGACTTCGACCACGAGGTGGCGGTGATGGCCGTGATCAACCGCACCCCGGACTCGTTCTACGACCGTGGTGCCACCTTCGCACTCGACCTGGCGGTGGCCGCCGCCAGGGCCGCCGTCGACGACGGCGCCGATTGGGTCGACATCGGCGGGGCCAAGTTCGCCCCAGGCCCCCCGGTCCCGGTGGCCGAAGAGATCGACCGGGTTGTGCCGGTGGTCGCCGCCCTGCAGGGGGCCGGCGTCGTGATCTCCGTTGACACCTTCGACCCCGATGTGGCGCTGGCCAGCATCCGCGCCGGCGCTCACGTGATCAACGACACCACCGGGGTGCACGACCCGCGCATGGCCGAGATCGTGGCAGACAGCGACGCGACGCTGGTGATCACGCACAGCCTCGCCCGCCCGCGCACGCCATACCCGGCCCCGCAGTACGACGACGTCGTCGGCGAGGTCGCCGCGTTCCTGCAGACACGGGTCGAGCGGGCACTGGCGCACGGGATGCCCGCCGACCGGCTGGTCATCGACCCCGGCCACGACCTCAACAAGAACACCAGGCACTCTCTCGAACTCACCCGCCGGCTGGGTGAGATCACCACGCTCGGCCTGCCCACGCTCGTGGCGGTATCGAACAAGGACTTCATCGGCGAGACCCTCGACCGGGACCGCGACCGCCGGGTGGAGGGCACCCTCGCGGCCGCCGTCTACTGCATCCTGCAGGGCGCCCGCATCGTGCGGGTGCACAACGTGGCCGCCGCCGTCGACGCGGTGCGGATGACCGAGGCGATCCTCGGCTTCCGCGAGCCCGCCTACCTGCGCCACAACATGGCCTGA
- a CDS encoding FAD-dependent oxidoreductase, translating into MVERGDVEPGDAGGRGDDPVVIVGAGLAGARAADAVRAGSAGRVVLVGEETLAPYIRPPLSKEYLAGTADRDSVDVHPVGWYAEHSIERIAGHRAAVLDRAAHRLTLDDGRTLRYSRLLLATGASPRPFPGPGASLPSVHYLRSLDDSSKLRAALAEGGRRVVIIGTGWIGLEVAATAKGYGNDVILLGRGAVPLEAAIGAELGGVFEQLHRDHGVHLGVNTQVVELEGETRSGGTRVTGVRLSDRTLIRADMVVVGIGATPNTQLALAAGLEVDNGILVSATFQTSDPDVFAVGDVANVYHPRLRRHLRVEHWANADAAGAAAGRALLGDTTAYDAIPYFYTDQFDLGMEYSGFGDLAADAEVVIRGDRHDRRFVAFWLAAGQVVAGMNVNVWDVNETVQRLIRSGVQVDARRLADENIALEDLLEPGS; encoded by the coding sequence ATGGTGGAACGGGGAGACGTGGAGCCGGGCGATGCGGGCGGCAGGGGGGACGACCCGGTGGTGATCGTCGGCGCGGGTCTCGCCGGTGCTCGGGCCGCCGATGCCGTGCGTGCAGGCTCCGCCGGCCGTGTGGTGCTCGTGGGGGAGGAGACCCTGGCCCCGTACATCCGCCCGCCGCTGTCGAAGGAGTACCTCGCCGGCACCGCCGACCGCGACTCGGTCGACGTGCATCCGGTCGGCTGGTATGCCGAGCACTCGATCGAGCGGATCGCCGGGCACCGTGCCGCCGTGCTTGATCGCGCCGCGCACCGGCTGACCCTCGACGACGGGCGCACCCTGCGGTACTCGCGGCTGCTGCTGGCCACGGGCGCGTCGCCGCGGCCGTTCCCCGGCCCGGGCGCCAGCCTGCCCAGCGTGCACTACCTGCGCAGCCTGGATGATTCCAGCAAGCTGCGCGCCGCCCTGGCCGAGGGCGGCCGGCGGGTGGTGATCATCGGCACCGGCTGGATCGGCCTGGAGGTGGCCGCCACCGCCAAGGGCTACGGCAACGACGTGATCCTGCTCGGCCGCGGCGCCGTGCCGCTCGAAGCCGCGATCGGCGCAGAGCTCGGCGGGGTATTCGAACAGTTGCACCGCGACCACGGGGTGCACCTGGGCGTCAACACCCAGGTGGTGGAGCTGGAGGGCGAGACGCGCAGCGGCGGTACCCGGGTGACCGGGGTGCGGCTGTCCGATCGCACCCTCATCCGCGCCGACATGGTCGTGGTGGGAATCGGCGCAACCCCGAACACCCAGCTGGCCCTCGCCGCCGGCCTCGAGGTCGACAACGGGATCCTGGTCTCGGCCACCTTCCAGACCTCAGACCCCGACGTCTTCGCGGTCGGGGACGTGGCGAACGTCTACCATCCGCGGTTGCGGCGGCACCTGCGCGTGGAGCACTGGGCGAATGCGGATGCCGCGGGCGCGGCCGCCGGCCGTGCGCTGCTGGGCGACACCACCGCCTACGACGCCATCCCGTACTTCTACACCGACCAGTTCGACCTGGGCATGGAGTACTCGGGCTTCGGCGACCTCGCCGCTGACGCCGAGGTGGTGATCCGCGGCGACAGGCACGATCGCCGCTTCGTGGCGTTCTGGCTGGCCGCCGGGCAGGTGGTGGCGGGAATGAACGTGAACGTCTGGGACGTGAACGAGACCGTACAACGCCTCATCCGTTCGGGCGTGCAGGTGGACGCGCGTCGGCTCGCGGATGAGAACATAGCACTGGAGGACCTGCTCGAACCCGGGAGCTAG
- a CDS encoding response regulator transcription factor, translated as MTDGPRILIVDDEPNIRDLLTTSLRFAGFAVRAVGNGAQAISAVLEEEPDLIILDVMLPDMNGFGVTKRLRSAGYTAPILFLTAKDDTEDKITGLTVGGDDYVTKPFSLDEIVARIKAILRRTMHADEDAVIRAGELTMDQDTHEVLVGDQPIELSPTEFKLLRYLMLNPNRVLSKAQILDHVWEYDFNGDAGIVESYISYLRRKVDQHSSEPLIQTKRGFGYMLKAAKV; from the coding sequence ATGACCGACGGCCCCCGCATCCTTATCGTTGACGACGAACCCAACATCCGGGATCTCCTCACCACCAGCCTCCGCTTCGCCGGTTTCGCCGTGCGCGCGGTCGGCAACGGTGCCCAGGCGATCTCCGCTGTCCTGGAGGAAGAGCCCGACCTCATCATCCTCGACGTCATGCTGCCCGACATGAACGGCTTCGGCGTGACCAAGCGCCTGCGCTCTGCGGGCTACACCGCCCCGATCCTGTTCCTCACGGCCAAGGACGACACCGAGGACAAGATCACCGGCCTCACTGTCGGCGGCGACGACTACGTCACCAAGCCGTTCAGCCTCGACGAGATCGTGGCCCGGATCAAGGCCATCCTGCGCCGCACCATGCACGCAGACGAAGACGCTGTCATCCGCGCCGGCGAACTCACCATGGACCAGGACACCCACGAGGTCCTCGTCGGCGACCAGCCGATCGAGCTAAGCCCTACCGAGTTCAAGCTGCTGCGTTACCTGATGCTCAACCCCAACCGGGTTCTCTCCAAGGCGCAGATCCTCGATCACGTCTGGGAGTACGACTTCAACGGCGATGCCGGCATCGTCGAGTCCTACATCTCCTACCTGCGCCGCAAGGTCGACCAGCACTCCAGCGAGCCGCTGATCCAGACCAAGCGCGGCTTCGGTTACATGCTCAAGGCAGCCAAGGTCTAG
- a CDS encoding HAMP domain-containing sensor histidine kinase, whose amino-acid sequence MHVALMDRWSRVSLRSKITGVTVLMLTLGLLVSGVGTMVILQNYVVQQVDARLQTEAQTLLTNYLSSPLDEGSDKVDSDYFVAVYDQNGVLKDRTWRDRPRASLPVVTMPLDLHSVISLDGAVQKLTDAESDTEFHAVAVPFVINSTGTYGTLLMAVSMQSAQNTVNTYLSIFLGFGVGVVVVGAMLTRLLVTTTFAPLREAERTAAAIADGDFSQRLGGATPNTEVGRLNRSLNTMLSRIDRAFKDRARTIDQMRRFVGDASHELRTPLVSVRGYAELYRMGALQTPEEVAQAMERIEKEAIRMGGLVEDLLELARLDETKPLALTRVDLLPLAQDAALDAMASAPGRHVTVLTSHPAEFDGEATEASIDLAHSTGEVPSPAKVAPAPLATPAPPTKAAAAKAAAAAAKAAAKPAPVKPDPSGTSGSTTGTISFAGATLARLRTRRPKRTDLSATAPDAPQPAAAPPALDAVIMAEENKVRQVITNLMGNALRFSPTDSPVELEVAVDRRNQRASISVIDHGEGIPPQIRDKIFQRFWRADTSRARETGGSGLGLAIVASIVASHNGSIEVLETPGGGATFRVWFPLAESSAAPQALGTSTLA is encoded by the coding sequence ATGCATGTGGCCCTGATGGACCGATGGAGCCGGGTTTCGCTCCGCTCCAAGATCACCGGTGTGACCGTGCTGATGCTCACGCTCGGCCTGCTCGTTTCCGGTGTCGGCACCATGGTCATCCTGCAGAATTACGTGGTGCAGCAGGTGGACGCCCGCCTGCAGACCGAGGCGCAGACCCTGCTCACGAACTACCTGTCGTCTCCGTTGGACGAGGGCAGCGACAAGGTGGACTCCGACTACTTCGTGGCGGTCTACGACCAGAACGGCGTTCTCAAGGACCGCACCTGGCGGGACCGGCCCCGGGCGTCCCTGCCCGTTGTCACCATGCCGCTGGACCTGCACAGCGTGATCAGCCTCGACGGCGCGGTGCAGAAACTCACCGACGCCGAGTCCGACACCGAGTTCCACGCCGTCGCGGTGCCCTTCGTGATCAACTCCACGGGCACTTACGGCACCCTGCTGATGGCCGTGTCGATGCAGTCGGCGCAGAACACCGTCAACACCTATCTGAGCATCTTCCTCGGCTTCGGCGTCGGCGTGGTCGTGGTGGGCGCCATGCTCACCCGGCTGCTCGTCACCACGACCTTCGCGCCGTTGCGCGAGGCCGAACGCACCGCAGCGGCCATCGCCGACGGTGACTTCAGTCAACGCCTCGGCGGCGCGACGCCCAACACCGAGGTCGGCCGGCTCAACCGGTCCCTCAACACCATGCTCAGCCGCATCGACCGGGCCTTCAAAGACCGCGCCCGCACGATCGACCAGATGCGCCGCTTCGTCGGCGACGCCAGCCATGAGCTGCGCACGCCTCTGGTGTCGGTGCGCGGCTATGCCGAGCTCTACCGGATGGGCGCGCTGCAGACACCCGAAGAGGTGGCCCAGGCCATGGAGCGCATCGAGAAGGAGGCCATCCGTATGGGCGGCCTGGTCGAGGACCTGCTCGAACTGGCCCGCCTGGACGAAACCAAGCCCCTCGCACTCACCCGGGTGGACCTGTTGCCCCTGGCCCAGGATGCCGCGCTCGACGCCATGGCGTCGGCGCCGGGACGGCACGTGACGGTGCTCACCAGCCACCCCGCCGAGTTCGACGGCGAGGCCACCGAGGCGTCCATCGACCTCGCCCACTCCACCGGAGAGGTTCCCAGCCCGGCCAAGGTCGCGCCGGCACCGCTGGCCACGCCGGCGCCGCCGACGAAGGCTGCTGCCGCGAAGGCCGCTGCCGCCGCTGCGAAGGCCGCTGCCAAGCCGGCACCGGTCAAGCCAGACCCCTCCGGCACCTCCGGGTCTACAACGGGCACGATCTCCTTTGCCGGCGCCACTCTCGCGCGTCTGCGCACCAGACGGCCCAAGCGCACCGATCTCTCCGCGACCGCCCCGGATGCCCCGCAGCCGGCGGCCGCGCCGCCCGCGCTCGACGCCGTGATCATGGCCGAGGAGAACAAGGTACGCCAGGTCATCACCAACCTGATGGGCAATGCCCTGCGGTTCAGCCCCACCGACAGCCCGGTGGAGCTCGAGGTGGCCGTCGACCGGCGCAACCAACGCGCCTCGATCTCGGTGATCGACCACGGCGAGGGCATTCCGCCGCAGATCCGCGACAAGATCTTCCAGCGCTTCTGGCGTGCGGACACGTCCCGCGCGCGGGAGACCGGCGGCAGCGGCCTGGGCCTGGCGATCGTCGCGTCCATCGTGGCCAGCCACAACGGCTCGATAGAGGTCCTGGAGACGCCGGGCGGCGGCGCCACCTTCCGGGTGTGGTTCCCGTTGGCCGAGTCGAGCGCGGCTCCACAAGCTCTGGGCACATCGACCCTGGCCTGA
- a CDS encoding WXG100 family type VII secretion target yields MTQFQVDSDALITTTGAARATMGRIQAEVAGLLAQLTGLEGSWTGQASAQFQTAVSAWRTTQQHVEQSADVLNKALGQAGQQYAEVEQANARLFAR; encoded by the coding sequence ATGACCCAATTCCAGGTAGACAGCGACGCACTGATCACGACGACGGGCGCGGCCCGCGCCACGATGGGCCGCATCCAGGCGGAGGTGGCCGGCCTGCTCGCGCAGCTGACCGGGCTGGAGGGCAGCTGGACCGGGCAGGCCTCTGCCCAGTTCCAGACTGCCGTGTCGGCCTGGCGCACCACGCAGCAGCATGTGGAGCAGAGCGCCGATGTGCTCAACAAGGCGCTCGGCCAGGCCGGGCAACAGTACGCCGAGGTGGAGCAGGCCAACGCCAGGCTGTTCGCCCGGTAG
- the groL gene encoding chaperonin GroEL (60 kDa chaperone family; promotes refolding of misfolded polypeptides especially under stressful conditions; forms two stacked rings of heptamers to form a barrel-shaped 14mer; ends can be capped by GroES; misfolded proteins enter the barrel where they are refolded when GroES binds) yields MAKIIAFNEEARRGLERGLNILADTVKVTLGPRGRNVVLEKKWGAPTITNDGVSIAKEIELDDPYEKIGAELVKEVAKKTDDVAGDGTTTATVLAQALVREGLRNVAAGADPISLKRGIEKATAAVIAELIASAKEIETKEEIAATASISAGDAEIGAIIAEAIDKVGKEGVVTVEESNTFGTELELTEGMRFDKGFLSAYFVTDPDRQEAVFEDPYILIVNSKVSNIKDLLPIVDKVIQSGKQLLIIAEDVDGEALATLVVNKIRGIFKSVAVKAPGFGDRRKAQLQDIAILTGGQVISEEVGLKLENVTLDLLGNARKVVITKDETTIVEGAGDAEAIAGRVQQIRNEIENTDSDYDREKLQERLAKLAGGVAVIKAGAATEVELKERKHRIEDAVRNAKAAVEEGIVAGGGVALIQAGKTAFESEAILSLVGDEATGANIVRVAIDAPLKQIALNAGMEPGVVADKVRNLPVGFGLNAATGEYVDMIAAGINDPVKVTRSALLNASSIAGLFLTTEAVVADKPEKNPAPAGDPSGGMDF; encoded by the coding sequence ATGGCAAAGATCATTGCTTTCAATGAAGAGGCCCGTCGCGGCCTTGAGCGCGGCCTCAACATCCTCGCTGACACGGTCAAGGTGACCCTCGGCCCGCGCGGACGCAACGTCGTGCTGGAGAAGAAGTGGGGCGCCCCCACGATCACCAACGACGGCGTGTCTATCGCCAAGGAGATCGAGCTCGACGACCCGTACGAGAAGATCGGTGCTGAGCTCGTCAAGGAGGTCGCCAAGAAGACCGACGACGTCGCTGGCGACGGCACCACCACCGCCACCGTGCTCGCTCAGGCCCTGGTTCGCGAAGGCCTGCGCAACGTCGCAGCCGGCGCCGACCCGATCAGCCTCAAGCGCGGCATCGAGAAGGCCACCGCTGCGGTCATCGCCGAGCTCATCGCGAGCGCCAAGGAGATCGAAACCAAGGAAGAGATCGCGGCCACCGCTTCCATCTCTGCCGGTGACGCCGAGATCGGCGCGATCATCGCCGAGGCCATCGACAAGGTCGGCAAGGAGGGTGTTGTCACCGTCGAGGAGTCGAACACCTTCGGCACCGAGCTGGAGCTCACCGAGGGCATGCGCTTCGACAAGGGCTTCCTGTCGGCGTACTTCGTCACCGACCCCGACCGTCAGGAAGCGGTCTTCGAAGACCCCTACATCCTGATCGTCAACTCCAAGGTCTCCAACATCAAGGACCTGCTGCCGATCGTCGACAAGGTCATCCAGAGCGGCAAGCAGCTGCTCATCATTGCCGAGGACGTCGACGGCGAGGCCCTGGCCACGCTCGTTGTGAACAAGATCCGCGGCATCTTCAAGTCGGTTGCCGTCAAGGCCCCCGGCTTCGGCGACCGTCGCAAGGCGCAGCTGCAGGACATCGCCATCCTCACCGGTGGCCAGGTCATCTCCGAGGAGGTCGGCCTCAAGCTCGAGAACGTCACCCTCGACCTGCTCGGTAACGCCCGCAAGGTCGTCATCACCAAGGACGAGACCACCATCGTCGAGGGTGCCGGCGACGCCGAGGCCATCGCCGGTCGCGTTCAGCAGATCCGCAACGAGATCGAGAACACCGACTCTGACTACGACCGCGAGAAGCTCCAGGAGCGTCTCGCCAAGCTGGCCGGTGGCGTTGCAGTCATCAAGGCTGGCGCCGCGACGGAGGTTGAGCTCAAGGAGCGCAAGCACCGCATCGAGGACGCCGTTCGTAACGCGAAGGCCGCCGTCGAAGAGGGCATCGTCGCCGGTGGTGGCGTTGCACTCATCCAGGCCGGCAAGACCGCGTTCGAGAGCGAGGCCATCCTGAGCCTCGTCGGCGACGAGGCAACGGGCGCGAACATCGTGCGCGTCGCCATCGACGCTCCGCTCAAGCAGATCGCGCTCAACGCCGGCATGGAGCCGGGCGTTGTCGCCGACAAGGTGCGCAACCTGCCCGTCGGATTCGGCCTCAACGCCGCAACCGGTGAGTACGTCGACATGATCGCCGCCGGCATCAATGACCCGGTGAAGGTCACCCGCTCCGCGCTGCTCAACGCATCGTCGATCGCCGGCCTCTTCCTCACCACCGAGGCCGTTGTCGCCGACAAGCCCGAGAAGAACCCGGCTCCGGCCGGCGACCCCTCCGGCGGTATGGACTTCTAA
- a CDS encoding DUF3048 domain-containing protein has protein sequence MTALLTALRTPVRGGRSVGALVAVLSLALLCLALAGCVAPLPEPIPSASRTPVPSIAPLRGTPVDPVSAEHPALAVKIDNHPAARPQIGLERADLVFEELVEGGLTRYAALWHSDVPGAVGPVRSIRPMDPDILSPFGGIVAYSGGQPQFVAAMQATGLENVIFDQDDTGVFERTSDRKSPHNVVLAAADVVAAHADLAPPPRQFDYADGPADATAVLEGDPTSTIVTSFSDSSGRAWAWDPATQVYLRSQDGAADLDTAGNQLGATNVVVLRVDVDRGSDVPRTLLTGSGEAWVSTGGSTMPATWVKDAAVAPIRLADAAGASIDLAPGNTWIELVPADDGSVELVP, from the coding sequence GTGACTGCTTTACTGACTGCCCTCCGGACTCCAGTGCGTGGTGGCAGGTCGGTCGGGGCTCTGGTGGCCGTGCTGAGCCTGGCTCTGCTGTGTCTGGCGCTGGCCGGCTGCGTGGCCCCGTTGCCCGAACCGATCCCGTCCGCCAGCCGCACGCCGGTGCCGAGCATCGCGCCGCTGCGGGGCACGCCGGTGGACCCGGTGAGTGCGGAGCATCCGGCGTTGGCCGTGAAGATCGACAACCATCCCGCCGCGCGGCCGCAGATCGGCCTCGAGCGCGCTGACCTGGTCTTCGAGGAACTCGTGGAAGGCGGCCTCACCCGTTACGCCGCGCTCTGGCACTCCGATGTGCCCGGCGCGGTCGGACCGGTGCGCTCCATCCGGCCGATGGACCCCGACATCCTCAGCCCCTTCGGCGGTATCGTCGCTTATTCCGGCGGCCAGCCGCAGTTCGTGGCCGCGATGCAGGCCACCGGGCTGGAGAACGTGATCTTCGACCAGGACGACACCGGTGTGTTCGAGCGGACCTCAGACCGGAAGTCTCCCCACAATGTGGTGCTCGCGGCGGCCGACGTTGTCGCTGCGCATGCGGACCTCGCTCCGCCGCCCCGCCAGTTCGACTACGCCGACGGCCCGGCCGACGCCACCGCGGTGCTCGAGGGAGATCCGACCAGCACCATCGTCACCAGTTTCTCCGATTCCTCCGGGCGCGCCTGGGCCTGGGACCCGGCCACCCAGGTCTACCTGCGCAGCCAGGACGGCGCCGCCGACCTGGACACCGCCGGAAACCAGTTGGGTGCCACCAACGTCGTGGTCCTCCGTGTCGATGTGGACCGCGGATCCGACGTGCCCCGCACCCTCCTCACCGGCTCGGGCGAGGCCTGGGTGTCGACCGGAGGATCGACGATGCCGGCGACCTGGGTCAAGGATGCCGCCGTCGCTCCGATCCGGCTGGCCGACGCCGCGGGGGCCTCGATCGACCTCGCGCCGGGCAACACCTGGATCGAACTGGTTCCCGCCGACGACGGCAGTGTGGAACTGGTGCCGTAG
- a CDS encoding cold-shock protein: protein MANGTVKWFNAEKGFGFITVDGGGQDVFVHYSAIDMHGYKVLEEGQHVIFELGTGAKGPQAESVRPA, encoded by the coding sequence ATGGCGAACGGAACCGTCAAATGGTTCAACGCTGAAAAGGGTTTCGGCTTCATCACTGTTGATGGAGGTGGGCAGGACGTCTTCGTCCACTATTCCGCCATCGACATGCACGGCTACAAGGTTCTCGAAGAAGGCCAGCACGTCATCTTCGAACTCGGTACCGGAGCCAAGGGTCCGCAGGCCGAGTCGGTTCGCCCGGCTTAA